In one window of Echeneis naucrates chromosome 17, fEcheNa1.1, whole genome shotgun sequence DNA:
- the ankrd12 gene encoding ankyrin repeat domain-containing protein 12 isoform X2, whose protein sequence is MAKPGSDRDGAMVDKQAGKKSKDKLSPFTKTPKLDRSELLGKEGKAKSSMKRKLSFTTSPPRTEERDSDTDKDGPDKKKVKKEAGGKKSQAPNLLFGYPLSERKQMALLMQMTANSPDSTPSHPSQTTPVQKKVPSSASSRQKDKVNKRNERGETPLHMAAIRGDAKQVKELISLGADVNVKDFAGWTPLHEACNLGYYDVAKVLIAAGAEVNTQGLDDDTPLHDASSSGHKDIVKLLLRHGGNAFQANKRGERPVDVADSQELEQLLKGEVPLSDQDDSSSESEDPPSVNPSSVDDNMEDSDTEKDSDGKPAIKASSSMPGLDEYEFKDEEEEEDLSKALNDRHILRRELRQREKEDKDRNHVAGKQSGKGDSSSKAKKQKASRVHCSSDTSSDEMDSLSEKRNSPTCSQSSDGLKTDTRSKKDSAEQKDKGKVKRKSKSQNKNKENQEDGKENSKTLVLSLATVSESTEKGREEDSFKMSFSPKDDSSVHLFHLSSIKSPKLNHSLTDKQTPLKQENTKMCVSISDSSCPVDGVKYNHYTDADYCTEGSSTKGCKHKEKSKHQQKDSSIDGDDGHSSPYKDGSIGNSIDSTEGALRKTDLDGKVVKKHKLKHKEKDKHRREYEAERSRHRQKEARKDSHRNLEFDREFWKENFFKSDETDEPLPVKKEGEDTSTLQKTLDSPPIKDERNTKEKHSSSKEKRPREEREKEKTVKKERKEAAGKEEKVKDSKLSERDERVDCHSSGRIPEESLQSNSMKEETEEKPISGITADQEQLESSEKGSREKTDKRFPGKEKDPEKMEKRHPDKEKKIKTEHSDKAEPQNSVDRWKEKERTGAISSHSPGDKNYKENEKLKSLSTTKKHEDSRKNKDKFDKRSDREKQEREFSAGDQREKDRTTSDKKGKPLEKTTDHGKSDRSKEKDCDRKKKDKIKDGTLSSSSNLKLLLEEKKSYLSESSKFLSTKSKDEVVRTPEKDRDRRDRDRDSERHKDKDKDRHKDRSQQAKISKVKPNETDADKAKSKASPATRDTKPKEKRLVNDDLMQTSFERMLSQKDQEIEQWHRKHLEKIKQKERERLKQRPLADPGKPKPKDRTKTEPCLSKELTRSKSSETSDVHSRDKPLKDGTSLRTMSLDGKTLPSINAKVMSAVENCLNRSPRPESERCGLMSRSVSLVSVASSEDSCQATTLTPRHVEYDSDMNLEASDSQPAFLQSSLVIQATRSPSVHDKDCNSLPDAPQSNRTLLSGRHESPYLRAILDEDANSVTEGKAVENLPKPSVPSDELRTRESSAEAEENLSSQQHTNSVSECLSEREGSTPGCLTPQVSNKDLLNKNLIPQSSLSQSSGSQTGSTEQKAESPVVRDIQCMMENSQAECSSKDPDQPSVPTASVSAEPSALTNTKTFQQREALPSSGVESQQQAETSASQVSEHKEKLLENAERPEPESMEIISESLKTEGMGSPVPSTSSHIPCSAAGESLPGLGKTNTEAKCSQEDLDVANQDCKKSKPSSDTAGPCLDVQMERKDSVSCMSPEHKIEESTDAPQSSENSDAAVTVTAENLAAEGSVATEALSDLKAESSSESMEVTPSDEKPEPSSAGEEPSQSTVQPAVQSDVSSNTSGSSSPQSGDRDSDSSGAKVKVRSADEDVDIHVPHPRKRKMPKVPSSQPCGTNQQEKERGQQSLAAIVDSVKLEEIEPYQTERANPYYEFLHIRKKIEEKRKVLCSVTPQPPQYYDEYVTFNGSYLLDGNPLSKLCIPTITPPPSLPEQLKEMFKQQEVVRMKLRLQHSIEREKLIVSNEQEVLRVHYRAARTLANQTLPFSACTVLLDAEVYNMPQDVQSDDGKTSVRDRFNARQFMSWLQDVDDKFDKLKTCLLMRQQHEAAALNAVQRLEWQLKLQELDPATYKSTSIFEIPEFYIPLVEVNDDFDLTPI, encoded by the exons ATGGCCAAACCTGGGAGCGACAGAGATGGAGCCATGGTGGATAAGCAGGCAGGGAAGAAG AGCAAAGACAAGTTGTCCCCTTTCACCAAAACTCCGAAGCTGGACCGGAGTGAATTGCTGGGGAAAGAAGGGAAAGCCAAGTCTTCCATGAAGCGCAAGCTCTCCTTCACTACCAGTCCGCCCCGCACAGAGGAGCGAGACTCAGACACGG ATAAAGATGGACCAGACAAGAAGAAGGTGAAAAAGGAGGCTGGGGGCAAGAAATCCCAGGCACCCAACCTTTTGTTTGGGTATCCTCTCTCAGAGCGCAAACAGATGGCTCTCCTAATGCAGATGACTGCCAACAGTCCAG ATTCTACCCCCAGTCACCCCTCTCAAACGACTCCCGTGCAGAAGAAAGTCCCCAGCAGCGCGTCATCCCGACAGAAGGACAAGGTCAACAAGAGGAACGAGCGAGGGGAAACGCCCCTTCACATGGCAGCCATCCGGGGAGATGCCAAGCAAGTTAAAGAGCTCATTAGTCTGGGAGCTGACGTCAATGTCAAAGACTTTGCAG GCTGGACTCCTCTCCATGAAGCCTGTAATCTTGGTTACTACGATGTGGCCAAAGTCTTAATAGCGGCAGGCGCAGAGGTAAACACGCAGGGTCTGGATGACGATACGCCACTCCACGATGCTTCCAGCAGCGGCCACAAAGAT aTTGTGAAGCTGCTACTACGTCATGGTGGAAACGCCTTTCAGGCCAACAAACGTGGGGAGCGCCCAGTGGACGTTGCAGACTCccaggagctggagcagctTTTAAAAGGAGAGGTGCCACTGTCGGACCAAGATGACAGCTCTTCAG AGTCTGAAGATCCACCTTCTGTTAATCCATCCAGTGTGGATGACAACATGGAAGACTCTGATACTGAAAAAGACTCTGATGGCAAACCAGCCATAAAAGCATCATCATCCATGCCAGGGCTGGATGAGTACGAGTtcaaagatgaggaagaggaggaggatctcAGTAAAGCCCTGAACGACAGACACATCCTCCGGAGGGAGCTACGGCAACGGGAGAAGGAGGACAAAGATAGGAATCATGTGGCAGGAAAGCAGAGCGGCAAGGGGGATTCCTCCTCTAAGGCGAAAAAACAGAAGGCTTCCCGTGTCCACTGTAGCTCAGACACCTCCAGCGACGAAATGGACAGCCTCTCAGAGAAAAGGAACTCACCGACCTGCTCTCAGAGCTCAGATGGGCTCAAGACGGACACAAGGTCTAAAAAAGACAGTGCTGAGCAAAAAGACAAGGGAAAAGTTAAGAGGAAGAGTAAGAGccagaataaaaacaaggaaaaccAGGAAGATGGGAAAGAGAACAGCAAAACTTTGGTCCTCTCTTTAGCAACTGTGTCGGAGAGCACAGAAaagggcagagaggaagactCCTTCAAAATGTCCTTCAGTCCTAAAGATGACTCATCCGTCCACCTCTTTCATTTATCATCCATAAAATCTCCTAAACTGAACCACAGcctgacagataaacaaacaccaCTCAAACAAGAAAATACTAAGATGTGCGTTTCCATCAGTGACAGCTCATGTCCGGTGGACGGTGTCAAATACAACCACTACACAGATGCAGATTACTGCACTGAAGGCTCCAGCACCAAGGGGTGTAAGCACAAGGAAAAGAGcaaacatcaacagaaagaCTCCAGTATAGACGGGGACGATGGTCATTCGAGCCCATACAAGGATGGCAGCATAGGAAACAGTATAGACAGCACTGAAGGTGCCTTACGAAAGACTGACTTAGACGGCAAAGTAGTGAAGAAGCATAAACTTAAACACAAGGAGAAGGACAAACACAGGAGGGAGTACGAGGCAGAGCGGAGCCGCCACAGGCAGAAAGAGGCCAGGAAAGACAGCCACAGGAATTTGGAGTTTGACAGAGAGTTCTGGAAAGAAAATTTTTTCAAAAGTGATGAGACAGATGAACCTCTGCCAGTAAAAAAGGAAGGTGAAGACACAAGCACGCTTCAGAAGACCTTGGATTCGCCCCCCATAAAAGATGAGAGGAACACAAAGGAGAAACACTCCAGCAGTAAGGAAAAGAGGCCAAGAGAGGAGCGAGAAAAAGAGAAGACCGTGAAAAAAGAGCGGAAGGAGGCTGCTGGTAAAGAAGAGAAGGTAAAGGATTCAAAACTGAGTGAGCGTGACGAGAGGGTGGACTGCCACAGCTCAGGGCGGATTCCTGAGGAGTCGCTGCAGAGCAACAGCAtgaaagaggagacagaagagaaacccaTAAGTGGGATCACAGCTGATCAAGAACAGCTGGAGTCCTCTGAAAAAGGCTCACGCGAAAAAACTGACAAGAGGTTcccaggaaaggaaaaggatCCCGAAAAGATGGAAAAACGGCATCCtgacaaggaaaaaaagattaaaacagaGCACTCTGACAAAGCTGAACCACAGAATTCAGTGGATCGttggaaggaaaaagaaagaacggGAGCCATTTCTTCCCACTCGCCTGGAGATAAAAATtacaaagagaatgaaaaactgaaatcttTATCCACAACAAAAAAGCACGAAGatagcaggaaaaataaagataagttTGACAAACGGTCTGATAGGgagaagcaggagagagagTTTAGTGCCGGGGATCAGAGAGAGAAGGATCGCACAACCTCTGATAAGAAAGGAAAACCCCTGGAGAAGACCACAGATCATGGTAAATCTGATCGCTCCAAAGAAAAAGACtgtgacaggaagaagaaagataaaataaaagatggcaCGCTTTCCTCAAGCTCCAATCTGAAATTGCTTTtagaagagaagaagagctATCTGTCTGAGAGCAGCAAGTTCTTATCCACAAAATCAAAGGACGAGGTTGTGAGAACACCAGAAAAGGATCGTGACCGGAGAGACCGCGATAGAGACTCAGAGAGACATAAGGACAAGGATAAAGATAGGCACAAAGACCGCTCCCAGCAGGCCAAGATCAGCAAAGTGAAACCCAATGAGACGGATGCAGACAAGGCCAAGTCAAAAGCCTCGCCAGCAACACGAGACACCAAGCCAAAAGAAAAGAGGCTCGTGAATGACGATTTGATGCAGACCAGCTTTGAGCGCATGCTCAGTCAGAAGGACCAGGAGATTGAGCAGTGGCACCGGAAACATCTtgagaaaatcaaacagaaagagcgagagaggctCAAACAGCGACCTCTGGCAGACCCCGGGAAGCCCAAGCCCAAAGACAGAACAAAGACTGAACCATGTTTGAGTAAGGAGCTAACGCGCTCAAAAAGCTCTGAAACCTCTGATGTCCACAGCAGAGATAAACCCCTGAAGGACGGCACCAGCCTCAGGACAATGTCGCTTGATGGAAAAACTCTTCCCTCCATCAATGCAAAGGTCATGTCGGCTGTGGAAAACTGTCTGAACAGATCTCCCAGACCAGAGAGCGAACGCTGTGGCCTCATGTCCAGGTCTGTGTCCTTGGTCTCTGTTGCCAGCTCAGAGGATTCATGTCAGGCCACGACATTAACACCCAGACACGTTGAATACGACTCTGACATGAACCTGGAAGCCTCAGACTCTCAGCCTGCATTCCTCCAGTCTTCCCTCGTCATTCAGGCTACCAGATCGCCGTCTGTTCATGACAAAGATTGCAACAGTCTTCCAGATGCGCCGCAAAGTAATCGGACGCTGCTGTCCGGCAGACACGAATCTCCCTACCTCAGGGCTATTCTGGACGAGGACGCCAACTCGGTAACTGAAGGTAAAGCTGTTGAAAATCTGCCAAAACCCAGTGTGCCCTCAGACGAGTTGAGAACAAGGGAGAGCTCAGCAGAGGCAGAAGAGAACCTCAGTAGTCAACAACATACAAATTCAGTGTCGGAATGTTtgtcagagagagaagggagcaCTCCTGGCTGCTTAACCCCACAAGTTTCAAACAAAGACCTTTTGAATAAAAACTTGATTCCACAGTCAAGCCTCTCTCAGAGTTCTGGTTCTCAAACCGGCTCAACAGAGCAGAAAGCTGAATCTCCTGTTGTGAGGGATATTCAGTGCATGATGGAAAATTCACAGGCAGAGTGCAGCAGCAAGGATCCTGATCAACCATCGGTACCTACAGCTTCTGTGTCTGCCGAACCATCAGCGCTCACTAACACCAAAACCTTCCAGCAAAGAGAAGCGCTCCCATCCTCCGGAGTGGAGAGCCAGCAGCAGGCAGAAACCAGTGCCTCGCAGGTTTCTGAACACAAAGAGAAGCTTCTGGAGAACGCAGAAAGACCAGAACCAGAGAGCATGGAAATAATTTCAGAAAGCCTCAAAACAGAAGGGATGGGAAGCCCTGTACCGTCCACCAGCTCGCACATTCCCTGCTCCGCAGCAGGGGAGTCTTTGCCGGGTCTTGGCAAGACTAACACAGAGGCCAAATGTTCCCAAGAGGATTTGGATGTAGCTAACCAAGACTGCAAGAAATCAAAACCATCCAGCGACACGGCAGGCCCATGTCTCGATGttcagatggagagaaaagacagcGTGTCTTGCATGAGCCCTGAACACAAAATCGAAGAATCGACTGATGCCCCACAGAGCTCGGAGAACAGTGACGCCGCTGTTACTGTAACAGCAGAAAACCTGGCAGCTGAGGGCAGCGTCGCTACTGAAGCTTTGTCTGACTTGAAAGCGGAGTCTTCCTCGGAGTCGATGGAGGTGACCCCTTCTGACGAGAAACCCGAGCCCTCTTCAGCCGGAGAAGAGCCGAGTCAAAGCACCGTCCAGCCAGCAGTTCAGTCCGACGTCAGCAGCAACACCTCAGGGAGCTCGTCTCCACAGTCTGGAGACCGTGACTCCGATTCTTCAGGAGCCAAGGTCAAGGTCCGCTCAGCAGACGAGGACGTGGACATCCACGTTCCCCATCCGCGCAAGAGGAAGATGCCTAAAGTGCCGAGCTCCCAGCCATGCGGCACGAATCaacaggagaaggagaggggccAGCAGTCCCTGGCTGCGATTGTCGACTCTGTGAAGCTGGAGGAGATCGAACCCTACCAGACAGAGAGGGCTAACCCCTACTACGAGTTCCTGCACATCCGAAAGAAGATCGAGGAGAAGCGCAAAGTGTTGTGTAGCGTCACTCCCCAACCGCCACAGTATTATGATGAATATGTGACCTTCAACGGGTCATACCTCTTAGATGGGAACCCACTCAGCAAGCTCTGTATACCCACA ATAACGCCTCCTCCGTCACTACCTGAGCAGCTGAAAGAGATGTTCAAACAGCAAGAGGTCGTCCGCATGAAGCTCAGACTGCAACACAGCATTGAAAGG GAAAAGCTGATTGTTTCAAATGAGCAGGAGGTTTTACGAGTTCATTACCGGGCAGCGAGAACACTAGCCAATCAGACTCTGCCTTTCAGTGCCTGTACAGTCTTACTGGATGCTGAAGTGTATAACATGCCTCAGGACGTCCAG AGCGACGACGGCAAAACTTCAGTGAGAGACCGATTCAACGCTCGGCAGTTTATGTCCTGGTTACAGGACGTTGACGACAAGTTCGATAAACTGAAG ACTTGTCTTCTGATGAGGCAGCAGCACGAGGCAGCGGCCCTGAACGCCGTCCAGCGTCTGGAGTGGCAGCTCAAACTGCAGGAGCTGGACCCGGCCACCTACAAGTCGACCAGCATCTTCGAGATCCCCGAGTTCTACATCCCGCTCGTGGAGGTCAACGACGACTTTGACCTCACCCCGATATGA